TGCCCTGGGCTACTCGTAAGAGCCGTAGCTGTGGAGACCGTAGACTTGTATGGTGCTGCTGCTTAGAGGGCTTCTTCTCAGGTGCTAGCGAGCGCTGCCGGCTGCTACTGTCTGATGCTAGCGATCGTGGGCTACTAGCTGTTCTGCTGCGGTAAGGTCACAGCTGGGTTTGGTTAGTTTTCTTACCCAGCCGGGTTTTGTTGATGCTGTTGCCGTTGCTCTGTAGGTGTCTTCTTTTCCGGGGTCCTGTGGTGTCTgtttgaaggtggcaattttgcaacaaaaaaatttaaaaaacagactccaaagagagattgttgaacttgaattaatatgcaaattagatataattaacttaggtttgaacagagactgggaatgattgggtcattacactaattgaatccatttccccatgttaagtatcctcataccttctatgggtcatctcgattatcgcttcaaaagtttttatttttgtttgtttgtttgttttcctcctgctgatgatggatcatctcaattgattggcctcttacagttggtatacgtacttccaccttttcatgttctctgtatgtataaatatcttcttgctgtgtgttccagtctatgcatccgaagaagtgggctgtagcccacgaaaacttatgctcaaataaatgtgttagtctctaaggtgccacaagtactcctgctctttttgcggatacagactaacacggctgctactctgaaacactgTCGACAGATTCCCCAAACTGTCAGAACAGGATTTACCTGATTTTAGTGTTTGGTTGAATGCTAAATACAGCCTTCTGCAACGCATCACTGGAAACATGCGAAGAGCTGTCGTGATGCCTGTTCCCGATGCTGTTTGCTTTACACTGACAGAGCACTGGAGGAGCTCTGGTTACACAAAATGTGTATCCCAATCATGCTAAAGCTTTCGATGCTTAGTCCAGAAAGGCACAATTCTGCCCTGTGCGCACAGTCAGTGCAGGCCTATCACCGTATAAATACCACTTTAGCAATGCAAACTATGCATTATATCACTTCCGTATTGCGGTAACGTCTAGAGGCCAGGCAGGCCAGGCCCCAGAGGGCTGAGGGCTGTACAGCGTGCATGACAGCTCTGGGCCCAAGCAGTTTACTCGTCGGAGAGGTCTCacgctggccctctgcacaggagggAATTTCACCAAGAAGCGAGTGATATCTGCCAACGTTCGGCAGTAGCCAGCTTTCAAGTGTGACTAGTAAAGAGAGTCTGGAAAACCAGGATTGTTGAGTATTTGTTTCCCCTCTGTTACTTCTACAGCCCAGAGAAGTTATGTGACGGGGCTGCAGGAAGACAGGACCCGACGGACAGATCAGAATCACACTGGTTACATAAAGCCAAAAGCCGATGATACTGCTCCTCCCAGCTACAAGGGCCGATttctgccctggctcccagccccccaaacccagTGAAGCTACGTGAGCCTGGAATCTGGCCCTCGGAGAGTAGCAGAGTGCTTCTGAACCCACCTTGGGCAGGCAGAGGTGCCGTTAGACCTGTGAAAGGCGCATACACAGTCCGGGTTCCTTGGTGCGGTAAAGAAGCCGTCCCGGCTCACTGGCCCTTCTGTTTTCATAGCAATAAACATGGAGAAGAGGGAAGGTGCAGGGACAATTTTCACTTCATCAGAGGATGAGCACACTCCAGCCTGGGATCTGCAATGTGCTGCCAGCCAGGCCTTTCCCCAACCTCTCCCTGCTCAgctgcacctccttcccccagcgtCTTCAATCTCCCCTGGCCCAGCTGACAGTCTCTGCTCTCCCCACCTGCTCCTTAGATGGGCTGGGGCGGAGGAACCCTGCACGCTGCTAGCAATGGGCATGCTCCGGTTATGGTCCCCAGGAACTAGCTAGGCTACAAAGGAGGTGCATGAGCATGAACCTTGCAATTTCATACCTTGAGTGATCTGGTATGGACCCCCGCCCTGGTCAGTCCCACGGACCACACTGGGCTTGCACCAGGGTGCTCCTAAGGCAGCACAGAATTAGGGTCAAACACCCAGGAGCCAGTGGTGTTTGGAGGAGTCTACCTGGGCCAGGACCCTCCTACATGGCTGGATGAGTCCATCAAAGGCAAGAGATCTGGCCTGAAATtctgtgccagggcaggctggctGGGTGGGGTACATGCTCTCAGTACAGACCACAGCTGACCTGGCTACCCCAGAGCGAGCAGGCAGGCAGCCATCTTCTTTTGTCCCTGTCCCCACCCTATTGCAATAAGAACCCCACTTTCCACCTCCATAGGCTGCCCTGCTTGAGTGCTgcaaggtggggctggggatcctagcccctgggtgcagggccggggCGCCGCTGGAACAAACACAGGAATCGCACACCTCTCTCCCTGATCATTGACCCAGGCCGTTGCTGATGTGAGCAGGGTAAGAATGAGCTGCCTCCACCACAACATCTAGTGATGAACTGGAGGAATAGACTTTAGGAGCTGGCcgtatttgcatagacacacctccTGTGCCAAAGCGATCCCTTTGGGTTACAATTCACTTGAGTACCAAGTGCTGGGGTCATGAAATAGTGTTATTCGTATTGCATAGGTAAAGGGCAGAAGAACTGTGCGTAATCTGCCCTGAAGGAGAGGTCACCCTACATTGAATGGCACCCACTAAGCAGAGGATACTGTGTGTCCATTGCTAAATGAAAGTCAGAGGAGGTGGGGGATGAGTTCCTATTTTGTGGGTGCTGTTTCAGAAACTCCTAGGTAGTATTTAAACCTCTTTCTTTTCCCCAGTGCCTTGTGACAGTGCTGACTAAACTTGATTAAGAGTTCTTGTTTCTCTTCAGTAGTTATGAGGCTTCCTGCTGTCACGGATAAGCAGGTTtaggacctaaacctggtgtggGGACAGACTTGAAGTGAAAGACAGGGGAGAGGCTGCAGCGGCTGTGAGGTTCCTCCCTGCCCAGTGAAATCATTTAGAGCTGAAATCACCAAGTAGGAGAATCTCAGAACGCAGCATCGCAGTGGCAAGTGGTGGCAGAGGTAACCGTGGCAGTGCTGAGCGGCGGGAGAGGCTTGTTCCCCCGCCCCTTCAAGGTAGAAggtgaacccctccccccaggggtggctctagcttttttgccaccccaagcatggcaggcaggctgcctttggcggcttgcctgcgggaggtccccggtcccgcggcttcggcgtccCCACCACCNNNNNNNNNNNNNNNNNNNNNNNNNNNNNNNNNNNNNNcccgcaggcatgccgccaaaggctgcctgactgccgccctcgcagggaccagcagggcgccccccgcggcttgccgcccccgGCACACGCTTGgatcactggtgcctggagccgcccctgcctcccccagaaTTCTGGGACTTCACTGACTCTGAATCGCCAGTTGTGAGTGgggggcagcagagggaaaggggagcGGTGTCTTAAAGAGACATTCGTCCATTGGATTTTCACAccgcaaggtgggaaactgaggcaaaggacactgcccaacttgctctgggggtgggggtgtactTATGGTTTACATGCTTTTGACTCTTTGTTGCAGTGGTGTTGCAGGGAGTTCCTTCTCCCTTTTAATAACAGTTCTCTCTTGTTCCGCACAGACTCGGTGCTTGTGAGTCTGTGTGTAACTCAAGGGGCAGTATTACCTCTTCAGAGGCCCCCAGGGGCAGTGGTTAGTTACTGGTTACGGGGTGGGCCTTCAGCCGGTCCTGTTTTGTATTGTAAAGAGAAACCCCTAGATATTGGACCCGGTCCCTgtccctgccagggccggctctggctttttgccccaagcaaaaaaaaacaaaaaaaaacggggcggccagaacggcaaagcaaaaaaaaaacctgtggtgcggccggagcgcaggtgcagggggaccgactggggcggggggaggaagtgggctagagagagagagagagaagggggcggccagggctacagcaggggcgctgccacgcgacccctcccgctgcgccgcctcctgccgcctgctgcgagggctccactccggtcggcggggagggaaggaagaggactgccttgcagggcgctctggttctccgcgccgccgccccctacagggcgtccggagaggaacaacaacaacaacaaacagcggccgtgccgccctaggattgggcagaatgccgcctccaacaatcagccgtcccaagcaccagcttgctcagctggtgcccggagctggccctggtccctGCCCTCACGCCCGGGCAGGAGGGTTACACTTTACAGGCTATTCCTTCTTGTTGCCCCTCGTTATTTCTGGAATGAAGAAAAGCGGTGAGCCAGCGGCACTTCTTGCCCATGTGCCGGGCAGTTTAACTGgagttttagttttgtttatcTCAGTCAGCAAAGGTCATGGCTTAGAACCAAAATCACTCCACTTTGTAAACAGATCTGTGCAGGGCGAAGGCATCTCCGGCTTGATTCTACTTACGGGAACTGAAGGCAGGTCAGCTGGTCCCTTGCTAGATGAGTGGCTACACGTGCCGTGTTTGGGCACCTGAGAGCTGTATGTAGCCTACACGGCACCGGCTGTGCTCTGCTTTCTGGGATCTCCGGTCAAATATACGGAAATAACGAAGATAAACTGGGCTCAGTGTCGTGTTGTAACTTAGTTTCAGCTGTTGCCTGCAGGGAGGGAAAGGCCTTGGAAAAATGTTTTTCCCATAGTTTTTTCTTTGAAGAAGCCCCAGTGGGATCAGGGAATCAGCTGGACCCTTCAACGTAAGACGTGTGGCTTGGGATTCTGCCTGCCGGGAACAGTGATCTGTTTGGGGAAATCAGGTACAATCCCCTCTCCCCATGCTTGTGTTTGTTGTGAACAGTGCCCTGAGGCTGTCTCCTACGTAACTCCTGGAAGCTGCTTCCCTCCCTGTGATTTTTGGCCTTGGTACAAATGCCATCTGTCCCTGTCCATGCGCAGGGTTTGCAGGCGTCTGGCAGTGGTTGCTGGGACGCCGTCTGAAATCAAAACCATGAGCAGCGTCCCCGGAGTGGAACGCTTCACCTTCTGCATGATTAATATACATTCCGGGAAACCCCACTAAAATCTGTCACTTCCTGCATGATTCTAGGCCTAGAAGCTGCCGGCTGAGAAATCCGCGGTCTCTGCTGATGTGTCTTCCCTGTGAGCCCTAGACAGTGTCTCCATGCAAACAGTAGCTCCGTTCCTTTATTTTTAGCCATGTCCTCTGGACTGTGACCGAGCCCTGTCTTGTCCAGCTGGCTCCTGTGAAAAGAAATTAGGGTCACTAAAAATATACCAGATAGTCAACAACTTGTCTTCAGGCTGGGCTTCCTCTGCTGCAGGAATTCTGTCCTCTGAAATCTTGCCGTGCGCACGGGATGTCCTCACTGCGGGAGTGGTGTCAAGACTGATGTGAGACGGTTGGTGGTTATGGGTGATGGCAGCGTAGGTTCATGGGGTCAGttgcacccacagaaatcatgGCACCAAGGGGGCAAAGCCAGGCAAACCTACACTTCTCCCAGCCTGGTGTGGGAGAGTAGGAGGACTAAAAAGGGGGAGAAGAGTGTGGAGAACAAGACCGCTACATTGGCtgagcctggctccctgctccatcaTGTTGGGGGGGGTGCCACACCAGCCCCCGGTGGCGCTATGCCCTGAGTGAGGAGCGAGGCCTAGGCCTGCAGGACACCCATTGCAGGGTGAGCGTGGGGCGGGCTGGCTCCCCAAACATCCTTGCGCCCCCACAGGCCTGTCCTCCACAGCAGGCCGGCATTAGGGTGCTGGTGCCAGGGTGGAGGGTGGTACCCTCCCAGCAGATCAGCATGGCACACCCATTGACTGGGGAGGCTACAACCCCCTGCGGGTAATGTTGAAATCTGCCCGATGTCCACTGATCTACCCATTGGATTTGCCTTCAGCCTCGCAGGTGAGCTGGGAAATGAAGACGTTGAGGTCTGTGGTTCTCTCCTTGGCTTCTCTTTGGGCTCTCGCCTTGCTGGAAACTTCTCAGGTAACTGAATTCCTCCAGCTGAATTCTCTCCGCCATCCCCTCATTCCCGTAACCTGTCTCTGTCCCGGCGGCTCAGGTACGTGGCGTCTCAGAGGGTCACAGccggtgggaggagagaggagggccCGTCTGTAGAGAGCCACCCCGCGACTGTGGCTGTTTGTTCACTGTGTAAGTATTAGTGCCGCTGTGTACAGGTGGGGAATATCCTGTGAGCTGTGGGGGAGTCCGGATGGAGATGAAATTTTGCTTTTAATCAGCCTCCATGCTGTGGCTGCCAGTCAGTAGAACACACCCCTCGGATGGGAAGGCACTCTAAGTACTAGAATGCTTTGCTCCAGACTCCAAAGCATAAGAAAAATCATTTCCCTCGTttcacacagggaaactgaggcagagagcgggGACGTGACTTTCTAAAGGTGGGCTGaacacccagctctcctgagttctagtccagtTCTCTAGCCAGTGAGCCACGGTGGTCCAGTTTGAGTCCAGTGTCACTGAAGAACAGTTCCCTCCATCGGGTAAAATTGTGCCCAGGAGCTATGGGGCGGGAGCATTGTTGGCAGCGTGGCCCAGCATGAGAACTACTCTGCCACTGCACGGCAAGATGGCTGAGCTGCCAGTCAGACCCGGCTACCCCCGACCACCCCCTTAGCAACCTGTTTCGTCTCCCTCCAGGTGAGATGCCAGCAGGCTGTGCAGTTGGGAATGGCACCCGACTCTTTCGATGACCAATACACCGGCTGCACTGAGGAAATGGAAAGGGATATTGCACCTCGCCTGCTAGAGGAGGAAAAAGCCAGACACCCGCTGCTGGACTCTATGTGGGGAAACCTATCGGCTGTTTGGGCAATTAAGAAGAAAAGGCTTTCTGTGCCCGAGGGCTTTAGGGATGAACATGGCATAGCCatcctggtctacactgactCCTCCAAGCCACTGTACTGGGAGTTGAACAAGGCAGTGAGAGAGGCTGGGGTCTCCCAAGATAACTACATGAGCAATTTCCACTTCAAAGCTCTCCATTACTATCTGACGAGAGCCCTGCAGCTCTTACGGGCTGACTGTGGCCAGCTGTTCAGACGCCAGCTGTTCCGGGGAGTCCGATCCATCCGCTTCGAGCCCAGCGGGGCAGGTATGTTCCGGTTCGGACAGTTCACCTCTTCCTCGCTGGACGTGGCTTTAGCTCGGAGTTACGGCAACGCCACGTTCTTCACCCTGCGCTCCTGCTTCGGCGTCCTCATCGAGTCGTTCTCCGCCATCCCTTCCGAGCGAGAAGTGCTGATCCCCGGGAGCGAAGTGTTCAACGTCTCCAGCTTCTCCCGGGAGGGGAACCGCAGCGTCTTCCTCCTGCACAGCATGAACCGGACCTGCAGCCATTACAACTGCGCCTACCTTGGGGGTGAGTGCCGGCCCGCGCTGGAACGGGAGCAAGCCAGGCTCGGCCACCTCGGAACGGGGACAAGCCAATCGCAGAGGAACCCGTTAAATGGTTGGCTCAGATGTGACCCACATCTTAGGTTAATCTAATTTATTTCCTAAGGGTGAAATTTGGTCCTGGGCGTTGGGCCGGCACCAAGCCCTCTGCACCGCTTCAGTCCCACATAAGCCCATTATTGCTATTCAGTGCTCATCCATAAAGCCATAGGGCTTACGTGGGAATTAAGTCATGTCCTCGGCCTtttgctgggccctttgcccatgGGGCTTCACCCCAGGTGGGCAAGGGTTGCAGACTTGGGCCCCCAATAAGGAAGCCGAGAAGCCTACGGAAGCTTGGAAGGGTAATTTTTTACTTCCTTTTAAATCGTTTTTAAGGGTCCCTACTACAAGCGGTAGGCGTCCTGCCCCTTAGCACCACCCCGGCAGCATTAAACAATCCTTCAGACAGGAGCCCAGCCCGGTCACCGAGActatctccttccctccccttcgTTGTTTGCCCGTTCCGCAGACAAACCCAAGTTATCGGCCTTGATGCAGGAATGCCTGGGTCACatcctctggcctgtgctacaTGGGTCAGACTGGTGaccacaacagtcccttctggcctgggaatctctgGCTCATGC
The DNA window shown above is from Trachemys scripta elegans isolate TJP31775 chromosome 1, CAS_Tse_1.0, whole genome shotgun sequence and carries:
- the LOC117871355 gene encoding ecto-ADP-ribosyltransferase 5-like isoform X1, yielding MGDGSVGSWASQVSWEMKTLRSVVLSLASLWALALLETSQVRCQQAVQLGMAPDSFDDQYTGCTEEMERDIAPRLLEEEKARHPLLDSMWGNLSAVWAIKKKRLSVPEGFRDEHGIAILVYTDSSKPLYWELNKAVREAGVSQDNYMSNFHFKALHYYLTRALQLLRADCGQLFRRQLFRGVRSIRFEPSGAGMFRFGQFTSSSLDVALARSYGNATFFTLRSCFGVLIESFSAIPSEREVLIPGSEVFNVSSFSREGNRSVFLLHSMNRTCSHYNCAYLGGEKSPECVDNTVAGRSVRVSGNTSPAFVGGIVLVNIAAQKLFANFKLILIL
- the LOC117871355 gene encoding ecto-ADP-ribosyltransferase 5-like isoform X2; this encodes MGDGSVGSWASQVSWEMKTLRSVVLSLASLWALALLETSQVRCQQAVQLGMAPDSFDDQYTGCTEEMERDIAPRLLEEEKARHPLLDSMWGNLSAVWAIKKKRLSVPEGFRDEHGIAILVYTDSSKPLYWELNKAVREAGVSQDNYMSNFHFKALHYYLTRALQLLRADCGQLFRRQLFRGVRSIRFEPSGAGMFRFGQFTSSSLDVALARSYGNATFFTLRSCFGVLIESFSAIPSEREVLIPGSEVFNVSSFSREGNRSVFLLHSMNRTCSHYNCAYLGGECRPALEREQARLGHLGTGTSQSQRNPLNGWLRCDPHLRREVSRMC
- the LOC117871355 gene encoding ecto-ADP-ribosyltransferase 5-like isoform X3; this encodes MGDGSVGSWASQVSWEMKTLRSVVLSLASLWALALLETSQVRCQQAVQLGMAPDSFDDQYTGCTEEMERDIAPRLLEEEKARHPLLDSMWGNLSAVWAIKKKRLSVPEGFRDEHGIAILVYTDSSKPLYWELNKAVREAGVSQDNYMSNFHFKALHYYLTRALQLLRADCGQLFRRQLFRGVRSIRFEPSGAGMFRFGQFTSSSLDVALARSYGNATFFTLRSCFGVLIESFSAIPSEREVLIPGSEVFNVSSFSREGNRSVFLLHSMNRTCSHYNCAYLGGECRPALEREQARLGHLGTGTSQSQRNPLNGWLRCDPHLSCR
- the LOC117871355 gene encoding ecto-ADP-ribosyltransferase 5-like isoform X4, whose product is MKTLRSVVLSLASLWALALLETSQVRCQQAVQLGMAPDSFDDQYTGCTEEMERDIAPRLLEEEKARHPLLDSMWGNLSAVWAIKKKRLSVPEGFRDEHGIAILVYTDSSKPLYWELNKAVREAGVSQDNYMSNFHFKALHYYLTRALQLLRADCGQLFRRQLFRGVRSIRFEPSGAGMFRFGQFTSSSLDVALARSYGNATFFTLRSCFGVLIESFSAIPSEREVLIPGSEVFNVSSFSREGNRSVFLLHSMNRTCSHYNCAYLGGEKSPECVDNTVAGRSVRVSGNTSPAFVGGIVLVNIAAQKLFANFKLILIL
- the LOC117871355 gene encoding ecto-ADP-ribosyltransferase 5-like isoform X5 — translated: MAPDSFDDQYTGCTEEMERDIAPRLLEEEKARHPLLDSMWGNLSAVWAIKKKRLSVPEGFRDEHGIAILVYTDSSKPLYWELNKAVREAGVSQDNYMSNFHFKALHYYLTRALQLLRADCGQLFRRQLFRGVRSIRFEPSGAGMFRFGQFTSSSLDVALARSYGNATFFTLRSCFGVLIESFSAIPSEREVLIPGSEVFNVSSFSREGNRSVFLLHSMNRTCSHYNCAYLGGEKSPECVDNTVAGRSVRVSGNTSPAFVGGIVLVNIAAQKLFANFKLILIL